Proteins encoded together in one Onychomys torridus chromosome 1, mOncTor1.1, whole genome shotgun sequence window:
- the Spn gene encoding leukosialin, whose translation MALLLFLFGGFWTQVLSSPAGLQNTTMLMTTPHIKVPTTSEALNVSSTISSRPEAEDPQETTSTWSQTPHTPFPISLETTESSSLGAPTSLGAPTDASTSTPVPEPTPSQEVSNMTSAQLPEASDVTSEPPTTTANPVIDKTETFPSLDTFGGTSAPPVTMTTSSKETGGPSVSTTVSSKSSGPPVTMTTGALELSSETHGLPATIATGSVESSSVAGGTPVSNIKISTMSTPGPVTSRKPRRESSGTLLVPVLVAFLLALALLALLVLWRRRQNRRTGALTLNRGGKRNGVVDAWAGPAQVPDEEATTATASGPAGNKGSGAPETEGSGQRPMLTTFFSRRKSRQGSLVLEELKSGPGPKKGEEEPLVGSEDEAVETPTSDGPEAKDGAAPQSI comes from the coding sequence ATGgccctgcttctctttctctttggggGCTTTTGGACCCAGGTGTTGAGCAGCCCAGCAGGTCTGCAGAACACAACGATGTTGATGACTACCCCACATATCAAGGTCCCAACTACTTCTGAGGCCTTGAATGTCAGCTCAACAATCTCTAGTAGACCAGAGGCAGAGGACCCTCAGGAGACTACCAGCACGTGGAGTCAGACCCCACACACGCCTTTCCCAATCTCCCTTGAAACTACTGAATCGTCTTCTCTTGGGGCTCCCACTTCCCTTGGGGCTCCCACTGATGCCAGCACGAGCACTCCTGTACCAGAGCCCACGCCCTCCCAGGAAGTTTCCAATATGACATCAGCGCAGCTTCCAGAAGCATCAGATGTAACCAGCGAACCTCCTACCACCACAGCCAATCCTGTGATAGACAAAACTGAGACATTTCCCTCACTAGACACCTTTGGAGGGACTAGTGCACCCCCTGTCACCATGACAACAAGCTCCAAGGAGACCGGTGGACCCTCTGTGTCTACAACAGTAAGCTCCAAGTCCAGTGGTCCCCCTGTCACCATGACTACTGGGGCTCTGGAGCTCTCCAGTGAGACTCATGGACTCCCTGCCACCATAGCAACCGGTTCTGTGGAGAGTTCTAGCGTAGCCGGTGGCACCCCAGTCTCCAATATAAAAATATCCACAATGTCTACCCCAGGGCCTGTAACCTCCAGGAAGCCACGCCGGGAATCAAGTGGCACGTTGCTAGTGCCAGTGCTTGTGGCCTTTCTATTGGCTTTGGCCCTTTTGGCGCTGCTGGTGTTGTGGCGCCGGAGGCAGAATCGGAGGACTGGGGCCCTGACCCTGAACAGAGGAGGAAAGCGCAATGGGGTCGTGGATGCTTGGGCTGGGCCAGCCCAGGTTCCTGATGAAGAGGCTACAACAGCAACAGCATCAGGGCCAGCAGGGAACAAGGGCTCGGGGGCCCCGGAGACAGAGGGATCGGGGCAGCGGCCCATGCTCACCACTTTCTTCAGCAGACGGAAATCTCGCCAGGGCTCTTTAGTACTGGAGGAGCTGAAGTCTGGGCCAGGTCCcaaaaagggggaggaagagcCACTGGTGGGCAGCGAGGATGAGGCTGTGGAAACCCCCACTTCTGATGGGCCAGAAGCCAAAGACGGGGCTGCACCTCAAAGCATATGA